The proteins below are encoded in one region of Syngnathus acus chromosome 2, fSynAcu1.2, whole genome shotgun sequence:
- the bzw1a gene encoding basic leucine zipper and W2 domain-containing protein 1-A has translation MNNQKQQKPTLTGQRFKTRKRDEKERFDPTQFQESIVQGLNQTGTDLEAVAKFLDASGAKLDYRRYAETLFDILVAGGMLAPGGTLSDDMTRTEFCLFTAQEDLETMQAYAQVFNKLIRRYKYLEKGFEEEIKKLLLFLKGFTESERNKLAMLTGILLANGNISASILSSLFNENLVKEGVSAAFAVKLFKSWINEKDINSVAGSLRKVGMDNRLMELFPANKRSCEHFSKYFTDAGLKELSDFARNQQSIGARKELQKELQEQMSRGDPLKEIIAFTKEEMKKANLSEQAMISIIWTCVMSSVEWNKKEELVTEQAIKHLKQYSPLLKSFTSQGLSELSLLLKIQEYCYDNIHFMKAFQKIVVLLYKADVLSEEAILKWYSEAHLAKGKSVFLEQMKKFVEWLKNAEEESESDEEEAD, from the exons ATGAATAATCAAAAGCAGCAAAAGCCAACGCTAACAGGCCAGCGTTTCAAAACGAGGAAAAGAG ATGAAAAGGAGAGGTTTGATCCTACTCAGTTTCAAGAAAGTATCGTACAAGGCTTGAATCAAACTGGCACTGACTTGGAGGCGGTTGCGAAGTTCCTTGATGCCTCCGGCGCCAAGCTTGACTACCGCCGCTATGCCGAGACACTCTTTGACATCCTGGTGGCTGGTGGAATGCTGG CCCCAGGAGGGACTCTGTCTGACGACATGACCCGCACAGAGTTTTGCCTCTTTACGGCACAAGAAGACCTGGAGACGATGCAAGCATATGCTCAG GTTTTTAACAAGCTGATCAGGCGCTACAAATACCTGGAAAAGGGATTTGAGGAGGAAATCAAGAAG TTGCTGCTGTTCCTGAAAGGGTTCACTGAGTCCGAGCGCAACAAGCTGGCCATGCTGACTGGCATTCTGTTGGCCAACGGCAACATATCGGCCTCCATCCTCAGCAGCCTCTTTAACGAAAACCTCGTGAAAGAGG GAGTGTCCGCAGCTTTTGCTGTCAAGTTGTTCAAGTCTTGGATCAATGAGAAGGACATCAACTCTGTCGCCGGCAGTCTCCGCAAAGTGGGCATGGACAACAGACTGATG GAACTTTTCCCCGCCAACAAGCGGAGCTGCGAGCATTTTTCCAAGTACTTCACTGACGCCGGGCTGAAGGAGCTGTCCGACTTTGCCCGGAACCAGCAATCCATCGGCGCCCGCAAAGAGCTGCAGAAGGAGCTCCAGGAGCAGATGTCCCGCGGAGACCCACTCAAAGAG ATCATTGCCTTCACCAAGGAGGAGATGAAAAAGGCCAACCTCTCTGAGCAAGCCATGATCAGCATCATTTGGACTTGTGTGATGAGCTCTGTGGAGTGGAATAAAAAGGAAGAGCTGGTGACCGAACAAgccatcaaacatttgaag CAATACAGCCCTCTGCTGAAGTCCTTCACCTCCCAGGGTCTCTCTGAGCTCAGCCTGCTGCTGAAGATCCAGGAGTACTGCTACGATAACATCCACTTCATGAAGGCCTTCCAGAAGATCGTGGTGCTCCTCTATAAAG CGGATGTCCTGAGCGAAGAGGCCATCCTTAAGTGGTACTCCGAAGCCCACCTCGCCAAGGGGAAAAGCGTCTTCCTCGAGCAGATGAAGAAGTTTGTGGAGTGGTTGAAGAATGCAGAAGAAG AGTCTGAATCGGATGAAGAGGAAGCAGACTGA
- the LOC119132532 gene encoding ADP-ribosylation factor-like protein 4C — MGTSFSNLAAFQSLHIVMLGLDSAGKTTVLYRLRFNEFVNTVPTIGFNTERIRLGGAGTSRGISCHFWDVGGQEKLRPLWKPYSRCTDGIVYVVDSVDAERLEEARTELHKITRFSENHGTPLLVIANKQDLPRALDVADIERQLALSELSPSTPYHVQPACAIIGEGLHEGMDKLHEMIVKRRKALKQKKKRQ; from the coding sequence ATGGGGACTAGTTTCTCCAACCTGGCAGCCTTCCAGTCCCTGCACATCGTCATGCTCGGCTTGGACTCCGCGGGCAAAACCACCGTGCTCTACCGGCTCCGGTTCAACGAGTTCGTCAACACGGTGCCTACCATCGGCTTCAACACGGAGAGGATCCGGCTGGGCGGCGCGGGGACATCCAGGGGCATCAGCTGCCACTTCTGGGACGTCGGCGGCCAAGAGAAGCTGCGGCCCCTGTGGAAGCCCTACAGCCGCTGCACTGACGGCATCGTCTACGTGGTGGACTCGGTGGACGCCGAGCGGCTGGAGGAAGCCCGGACCGAGCTGCACAAGATCACCCGCTTCTCCGAGAACCACGGGACCCCGCTGCTGGTCATCGCCAACAAACAGGACTTGCCGCGGGCCCTGGACGTGGCCGACATCGAGCGGCAGCTGGCCCTGTCCGAACTGAGCCCGTCCACGCCGTACCACGTCCAGCCCGCCTGCGCCATTATCGGCGAGGGTCTCCACGAGGGCATGGACAAGTTGCACGAGATGATCGTCAAGAGGAGGAAAGCGCtcaagcagaagaagaagaggcaaTGA
- the LOC119132062 gene encoding SH3 domain-binding protein 4-A-like: protein MVSMTSGDHLLPRCKSEGMLKDLGQGCLASLSQVKGHDEMFSLVPSPSALRLDTSTSYGAAQEVVAIKDYLPTSLVSLKFSKGDRLFVLDTSGGEWWYAHNNREMGYIPAACVKLLNIRNCSLSDSGVIDSLGEEEELPKDFEGLGEWRANDYPFCENPSAHPLDQNRQRVTNSADLIVFDTFANPSHSNSDTKNINFSGLGCPDRAEQHLHRDNPLLRSKRSQSLSQLWLLQAQSNPSIPSSCFFTGLKAPSPEQFQSREDFRTAWLNHRKLARSCHDLESLGQSLGWGQTQPVETSIMCGLDSGGGVVQLPDTNITLHVPEGHVCHGDHQQISMRALLDLPLELNNDSCSTVSPVVEIKLSNMETKSFVTLEIQVSVAVKTESDHSAEILCVRSDSKDGPYAPIPTCYIYKDMVQVRLDSLESCMYVAVVVRSLNISHGVSVWDHMQRKVTLGVYGPKHIHPTFKTVVAVFGHDCAPKTLLLSQVGRLACSTPAVSLQLWGKQLFSLRSPQDLQVGLYPNVAHYQVKACDGTGLVRGFQLKLGKVGRLVYVMSSRDPNVVSDFTLRVQVKDTLDCTLTQFCIQTPPPAPKSEGRTTGQRRFLKKNEVGKITLSPLAVTSKYPKFQERLITSLKFGKLIKTVIRQHKSNYLLEYKKGDVIALLSEEKIKLRGQLRTKEWYIAFYQGKTGLVHAKNVLLLGKVKPIHWCGPDLTTTTLLEQILKPCTFLTYIYATVRTLLMENVSNWGAFADALGYGNLPLDYFCRTELDSEPEKVACVLEKLKEECTNAESKGRKSFQRELMMGLLKMDCQGLVARLVLDFVLLTTAVEVASRWRELAEKLARVSKQQMEAYEAPHRDKSGVLDNESMWKPAYDFLLTWAAHVGDSYRDVIQELHVGLDKMRNPITKRWKHLTGTLILVNCLDILRSAAFCPTGYGDFAV, encoded by the exons ATGGTCAGCATGACGAGCGGCGATCACCTCCTCCCTCGCTGCAAGTCTGAAGGGATGCTCAAGGACCTGGGCCAGGGCTGTCTAGCCAGCCTCTCGCAAGTCAAAGGTCATGATGAAATGTTCTCTTTAG TGCCTTCTCCCAGTGCCTTAAGACTGGACACGTCTACCTCATATGGAGCCGCACAGGAAGTGGTGGCCATCAAGGATTATTTGCCCACCAGTTTAGTCAGCCTGAAATTCTCCAAAGGCGATCGACTTTTTGTTCTGGACACGTCGGGCGGCGAGTGGTGGTACGCACACAATAACAGGGAGATGGGCTACATCCCCGCTGCTTGTGTCAAACTGCTCAACATCAGGAATTGTTCGCTTAGTGATAGCGGAGTGATCGACAGtcttggagaggaagaggagctgcCGAAGGACTTTGAAGGCTTAGGAGAGTGGAGAGCTAACGACTATCCGTTTTGCGAAAACCCCTCTGCGCATCCCTTAGACCAAAACCGCCAACGTGTGACAAACTCTGctgatttgattgtttttgataCATTTGCAAATCCAAGCCACTCCAACAGTGACACCAAGAATATTAATTTTAGCGGCCTCGGTTGTCCCGACCGAGCGGAGCAACACCTCCACAGGGATAATCCTCTTTTAAGGAGTAAACGTTCCCAGAGTCTTTCCCAACTCTGGCTTCTACAAGCTCAATCAAATCCGAGCATTCCTTCCTCTTGTTTCTTCACGGGCCTGAAGGCGCCTTCGCCGGAGCAGTTTCAGAGCCGCGAGGACTTCCGAACGGCTTGGCTCAACCACCGAAAACTGGCCAGGTCTTGCCATGACCTGGAATCCTTAGGCCAGAGTCTGGGGTGGGGTCAGACCCAACCCGTCGAGACCAGCATTATGTGTGGCTTGGATAGCGGAGGAGGTGTGGTTCAGCTGCCGGACACCAACATCACCCTGCACGTTCCTGAAGGGCACGTTTGCCACGGCGACCATCAGCAGATCTCCATGAGAGCCTTACTGGATCTTCCCTTGGAGCTCAACAACGACAGCTGCTCCACTGTCAGCCCGGTGGTGGAGATCAAGCTGAGCAACATGGAGACCAAGTCTTTTGTCACTTTGGAGATTCAAGTGTCAGTCGCTGTAAAAACGGAGAGCGACCACTCCGCCGAGATACTTTGTGTTCGGAGCGACAGCAAAGATGGACCCTACGCGCCCATTCCGACTTGTTACATTTATAAGGATATGGTCCAAGTGCGCCTGGACAGTCTTGAGTCGTGCATGTACGTGGCGGTTGTGGTTCGGTCACTGAACATCAGTCACGGCGTGAGCGTGTGGGACCACATGCAGAGAAAGGTCACGCTCGGGGTTTACGGACCCAAGCACATCCACCCTACTTTTAAGACCGTCGTGGCCGTGTTTGGCCATGACTGCGCCCCGAAGACCTTACTGCTGAGTCAGGTGGGTCGCTTAGCTTGCTCCACCCCTGCAGTCAGCCTCCAGTTGTGGGGGAAGCAGCTTTTTAGCCTGAGGTCCCCACAGGATCTCCAGGTAGGGCTGTACCCCAACGTAGCCCACTATCAGGTAAAAGCTTGCGACGGCACCGGCCTCGTCCGGGGATTTCAACTGAAACTGGGCAAGGTCGGCCGACTGGTTTACGTGATGTCTTCGCGCGACCCCAATGTCGTCTCAGACTTTACTCTCAGGGTCCAAGTCAAGGACACGCTGGACTGCACCCTTACCCAGTTCTGCATCCAAACGCCGCCACCGGCGCCAAAGTCCGAAGGGAGGACGACGGGCCAGAGGAgattcttgaaaaaaaacgaggTGGGTAAGATTACCCTGTCGCCGCTGGCTGTCACCTCCAAATACCCCAAATTTCAGGAGCGCCTTATAACCAGCCTAAAATTCGGCAAGCTGATTAAAACGGTAATACGGCAGCACAAGAGCAACTACCTGCTGGAGTACAAGAAAGGTGATGTCATCGCCCTGCTCAGTGAGGAGAAGATCAAGCTCAGAGGGCAGCTGCGCACTAAAGAATGGTACATCGCATTCTATCAAGGCAAGACGGGGCTGGTCCACGCCAAGAACGTTTTGCTTTTGGGAAAAGTCAAGCCCATTCATTGGTGTGGGCCGGATTTAACGACCACGACGCTGCTGGAGCAGATCCTCAAACCGTGCACATTTCTGACATACATTTATGCCACCGTGAGGACCCTTCTGATGGAGAACGTGTCAAACTGGGGAGCGTTTGCCGACGCGCTGGGCTACGGGAACTTGCCGCTGGATTACTTCTGTCGGACCGAGCTGGACAGCGAGCCAGAGAAGGTAGCGTGTGTTCTGGAGAAACTCAAAGAGGAGTGCACCAATGCGGAGAGCAAGGGGAGGAAGTCCTTTCAGAGGGAGCTCATGATG GGCTTGCTCAAGATGGACTGCCAGGGTCTTGTTGCCAGATTGGTTCTGGACTTTGTCCTGCTAACCACGGCGGTGGAGGTGGCATCCCGCTGGAGGGAACTTGCAGAAAAACTGGCCAGGGTGTCCAAGCAGCAGATGGAGGCTTACGAGGCACCGCACCGGGATAAAAGCGGCGTGCTGGACAATGAG TCCATGTGGAAACCAGCATATGACTTCCTGCTGACGTGGGCGGCGCACGTAGGGGACAGCTATCGGGATGTCATCCAGGAGCTTCACGTTGGTCTGGACAAGATGAGGAACCCCATCACCAAGAGGTGGAAGCACCTGACCGGCACCCTCATCCTCGTCAACTGCCTCGACATCCTCCGAAGTGCCGCCTTCTGTCCCACCGGCTATGGCGACTTTGCCGTCTGA